From the genome of Halomonas sp. MCCC 1A13316, one region includes:
- the glnK gene encoding P-II family nitrogen regulator: MKLVTAIIKPFKLDDVRESLSEIGVQGITVTEVKGFGRQKGHTELYRGAEYVVDFLPKVKVEIAIDDDLVEQVIDAITQVANTGKIGDGKIFITPLEQVIRIRTGETGKDAV; encoded by the coding sequence ATGAAACTGGTGACCGCCATCATCAAGCCGTTCAAGCTCGACGACGTTCGCGAGTCGCTTTCGGAAATCGGGGTACAGGGCATCACCGTTACCGAGGTGAAGGGCTTCGGCCGTCAGAAGGGCCATACCGAGCTCTACCGCGGGGCCGAGTACGTGGTCGACTTCCTGCCCAAGGTGAAAGTCGAGATCGCCATCGACGACGACCTTGTCGAGCAGGTCATCGACGCCATCACCCAGGTCGCGAATACCGGCAAGATCGGCGACGGCAAGATCTTCATCACCCCGCTGGAGCAGGTGATCCGCATCCGCACCGGTGAAACCGGCAAGGATGCGGTATAA
- a CDS encoding ferredoxin--NADP reductase yields MSKFALEDVLSVHHWNDTLFSFRTTRERSLRFKNGQFVMIGLEVNGKPLMRAYSIASPNYEDHLEFFSIKVPDGPLTSRLQHLKVGDQIMVSRKPTGTLVTDDLLPGRNLYFLSTGTGLAPFMSLIQDPEVYERYEKVILVHGVRSVSELAYADFIQKELPAHEYLGDDIREKLVYYPTVTREEFHTMGRLTDHIRSGKLFEDTGVAPMDPKQDRAMICGSPAMLDETSALLDDLGFNISPRMGDPGDYVIERAFVEK; encoded by the coding sequence ATGAGCAAGTTCGCCCTGGAAGACGTTCTCAGCGTTCACCACTGGAACGACACCCTGTTCAGCTTTCGCACCACCCGCGAGCGCAGCCTGCGCTTCAAGAACGGTCAGTTCGTGATGATCGGCCTGGAAGTGAACGGCAAGCCGCTGATGCGTGCCTACTCCATCGCCAGCCCCAACTATGAGGATCACCTCGAGTTCTTCAGTATCAAGGTGCCCGACGGCCCGCTGACCTCACGCCTGCAGCACCTCAAGGTAGGCGACCAGATTATGGTCAGCCGCAAGCCTACCGGCACCCTGGTCACCGACGACCTGCTGCCGGGGCGCAATCTCTATTTCCTCTCCACTGGTACCGGCCTGGCGCCATTCATGAGCCTGATCCAGGACCCCGAAGTATACGAGCGCTACGAGAAGGTGATCTTGGTGCACGGCGTGCGCAGCGTCAGCGAACTGGCCTATGCCGACTTCATCCAGAAGGAGCTGCCGGCGCACGAGTACCTGGGCGACGATATTCGCGAGAAGCTGGTCTACTACCCCACCGTGACCCGTGAGGAGTTCCACACCATGGGGCGTCTCACCGACCATATCCGCAGCGGCAAGCTGTTCGAGGACACCGGCGTGGCGCCGATGGATCCCAAGCAGGACCGCGCCATGATCTGCGGCAGCCCGGCGATGCTCGACGAGACCAGCGCGCTGCTCGACGACTTGGGCTTCAATATCTCGCCGCGCATGGGTGATCCGGGCGACTACGTCATCGAGCGCGCCTTCGTCGAGAAGTAA
- a CDS encoding LysR family transcriptional regulator, translated as MHFTLRQLEVYVAVAQHESVSRAARALSLSQSATSTALAELERQFDCQLLDRVGKRLRLNALGFQLLPKAVALLDRAEEIEEILHGQQGIGSLDVGATLTIGNYLATLLISDFMQRHPGSRVRLAVRNTRDIVDRVRQHELDLGLIEGHCEEEDVITQPWVEDELSVFCSPRHPLAGQGSVELDRLLREAWIMREQGSGTRLTLEQAARHRRGRFNTLLELEHTEGIKRAVESGLGIGCVSKLALRDAFRRGSLVPIPTPELDLSRQFAFIWHRHKYLATGMREFLRLCRQMTEGIRRSDEIDLPPVS; from the coding sequence ATGCATTTCACCCTGCGCCAACTCGAAGTCTATGTCGCCGTCGCCCAGCACGAGAGCGTCTCGCGCGCCGCGCGCGCCCTCTCCCTGTCACAGTCGGCCACCAGTACTGCCCTGGCCGAACTCGAGCGCCAGTTCGACTGCCAGCTGCTCGACCGCGTCGGCAAGCGGCTGCGGCTCAATGCCCTGGGCTTCCAGCTGCTGCCCAAGGCCGTGGCGCTGCTCGACCGCGCCGAGGAGATCGAGGAGATCCTGCACGGCCAGCAGGGCATCGGCTCGCTCGACGTGGGTGCGACCCTGACCATCGGCAACTATCTGGCGACCCTGCTGATCAGTGACTTCATGCAGCGACACCCGGGCAGTCGGGTACGGCTGGCGGTACGCAATACGCGGGATATTGTCGATCGCGTGCGCCAGCATGAGCTCGATCTGGGGCTCATCGAGGGGCACTGCGAGGAGGAGGACGTCATCACGCAGCCCTGGGTGGAAGACGAGCTGTCGGTGTTCTGCTCACCCCGCCATCCGCTGGCCGGGCAGGGATCGGTGGAGCTCGACCGCTTGCTGCGCGAAGCCTGGATCATGCGCGAGCAGGGCTCGGGCACACGCCTGACTCTGGAGCAAGCCGCGCGGCATCGGCGCGGCCGCTTCAATACCCTGCTGGAGCTGGAGCACACCGAAGGCATCAAGCGGGCGGTGGAATCGGGGCTCGGCATCGGCTGCGTCTCGAAGCTGGCGTTGCGTGATGCCTTCCGCCGCGGCAGCCTGGTACCGATTCCCACGCCGGAACTCGACCTGAGCCGCCAGTTCGCCTTCATCTGGCACCGCCACAAGTACCTGGCCACCGGCATGCGCGAATTTCTGCGGCTGTGCCGGCAGATGACCGAAGGGATCAGGCGCAGCGACGAAATCGACCTGCCGCCGGTATCCTGA
- a CDS encoding methyl-accepting chemotaxis protein produces MHLRSIRQFVVLLAGPCLLAVVVALVVYGLFSSARTQQTVESHTRELLEGAVDERLAVLATAEAGRIQRELEHALTLATQLADTNALMGQQDASGRRALSLSRRELSNLVRQTVVENPSLLDAFIGWQPDAFGRDALYAELGESEGYDGSGRFMPWWYRTGDGDVEVLPLGETMESTTPLASGVREGEYYLCPRETLAPCIIDPAPYEYGDETLLVTSFNVPILVDGEFRGVAGVDLALDFIQELLLEASQSLYGGAGEMALIAGRGGLVAHTVDDGRLGAAASEAFDAEALGAIDRARTENTSVSQVREGMLERYQPFTIGESESPWTLLIRLPEEAVMAELAALQEVLGEQRRADTLGMALVGLLLAALGLAALWWVGTRVSRPLRLLAERMSEIATGNGDLTQRLPVRGRDESAALATQFNAFVDKIHDVLLDVRDSSESVRMAASEIASGGEDLSRRTEQAAASLQQTSASMEEISSTVEHTSASSREANGLSKSAAEVAQRSGETVGQVVETMDEISRSSEKIGEIVKVIDGIAFQTNLLALNASVEAARAGEHGRGFAVVAGEVRQLATRSAEASRDIRALIDASTQRVATGTELVGRAGESMGELMASVNRVANMLGEISMAAGEQSDGIGQVSVAVADLDRMTQQNAALVEESTTAAEQLSEQADRLAQVVGGFKLSQRDR; encoded by the coding sequence ATGCATCTCAGATCGATCCGCCAGTTCGTGGTCCTGCTGGCCGGCCCCTGCCTGTTGGCCGTGGTCGTGGCCTTGGTGGTCTACGGCCTGTTCTCCTCGGCGCGTACCCAACAGACCGTCGAGTCCCATACCCGCGAGCTGCTCGAGGGGGCCGTCGATGAACGCCTGGCGGTGCTGGCCACTGCCGAGGCCGGGCGTATCCAGCGCGAGCTCGAGCATGCGCTGACGCTGGCCACCCAACTGGCCGACACCAACGCATTGATGGGCCAGCAGGACGCCAGCGGCCGGCGCGCCCTCTCCCTGAGCCGGCGCGAGCTCTCCAACCTGGTGCGTCAGACGGTGGTCGAGAATCCTTCGCTGCTGGATGCCTTCATCGGCTGGCAGCCCGATGCCTTCGGGCGTGATGCCCTGTATGCCGAACTTGGCGAAAGCGAAGGCTACGATGGCAGCGGGCGCTTCATGCCCTGGTGGTATCGCACCGGGGATGGCGACGTCGAGGTGCTGCCGCTGGGCGAGACCATGGAGAGCACTACGCCACTCGCCAGCGGCGTACGCGAAGGCGAGTACTACCTCTGCCCCCGCGAGACGCTTGCCCCCTGCATCATCGACCCGGCGCCCTATGAGTATGGCGACGAGACGCTGCTGGTCACCTCGTTCAACGTGCCGATCCTGGTCGACGGCGAATTTCGCGGTGTCGCCGGGGTCGATCTGGCGCTCGATTTCATTCAGGAACTGCTGCTCGAGGCCAGCCAGTCACTCTATGGCGGCGCGGGTGAGATGGCGCTGATCGCGGGGCGGGGAGGCTTGGTGGCCCACACTGTCGATGACGGTCGGCTCGGTGCTGCGGCGAGCGAGGCGTTCGATGCCGAGGCGCTCGGCGCCATCGATCGGGCGCGAACGGAGAATACCAGCGTGAGCCAGGTGCGGGAGGGCATGCTGGAGCGCTACCAGCCATTCACCATCGGTGAGAGCGAGTCGCCCTGGACACTGCTGATCCGCCTGCCCGAGGAAGCCGTGATGGCCGAGTTGGCAGCGCTGCAGGAGGTGCTGGGTGAGCAGCGTCGCGCCGACACCCTGGGCATGGCGCTGGTCGGCCTGTTGCTGGCGGCCCTGGGGCTCGCGGCACTGTGGTGGGTCGGGACCCGGGTCTCGCGCCCGCTGCGCCTGCTGGCCGAGCGCATGAGCGAGATCGCCACCGGCAACGGTGACCTGACCCAGCGGCTGCCGGTGCGCGGGCGCGACGAGAGCGCTGCGCTTGCCACCCAGTTCAATGCCTTCGTCGACAAGATCCATGACGTGCTGCTCGACGTGCGCGACAGCAGCGAGTCGGTGCGCATGGCGGCCAGCGAGATCGCCAGCGGTGGAGAGGATCTCTCTCGGCGTACCGAGCAGGCTGCCGCCAGCCTGCAGCAGACCTCGGCCTCGATGGAGGAAATCTCATCCACCGTGGAGCACACCTCGGCCTCCTCGCGCGAGGCCAACGGCCTGTCGAAGTCGGCCGCCGAGGTGGCTCAGCGCTCGGGCGAGACGGTCGGTCAGGTGGTGGAGACCATGGACGAGATCAGCCGTTCGTCGGAGAAGATTGGAGAGATCGTCAAGGTCATCGACGGCATCGCCTTCCAGACCAACCTATTGGCGCTCAATGCCTCGGTCGAGGCGGCAAGAGCCGGCGAGCATGGACGCGGCTTCGCCGTGGTGGCCGGCGAGGTGCGTCAACTCGCCACCCGCAGCGCCGAAGCCTCGCGCGACATACGCGCGCTGATCGACGCCTCGACCCAGCGTGTCGCCACCGGCACCGAGCTGGTGGGCCGCGCCGGAGAGAGCATGGGCGAGCTGATGGCCAGCGTGAACCGGGTGGCCAACATGCTCGGTGAGATCAGCATGGCTGCCGGCGAGCAGAGCGACGGTATCGGCCAGGTCAGCGTGGCGGTAGCCGACCTCGACCGCATGACTCAGCAGAACGCGGCGTTGGTGGAGGAGTCGACCACCGCCGCCGAGCAGCTGAGCGAACAGGCGGACCGTCTGGCCCAAGTGGTGGGCGGCTTCAAGCTGAGCCAGCGCGACCGGTAA
- a CDS encoding host attachment protein: MTTYIVVADAARARVFTRDALKLEEKESLVHAEGRLHEGDLVTGATGSVDESTSHTRRSSRGDSVALDHEAEIFAKQVAERIYKARVDNSMDKLILVAPPRFLGVLRDKLDGPSSKLIIHTLDKDLSKAPLNDIQEAVSDMR; encoded by the coding sequence ATGACAACGTATATCGTGGTGGCCGATGCGGCACGGGCGCGCGTATTCACGCGCGATGCGCTCAAGCTGGAGGAGAAGGAGAGCCTGGTGCACGCCGAAGGGCGGCTGCACGAGGGAGATTTGGTCACCGGTGCCACGGGCAGCGTCGACGAGTCGACCTCCCACACCCGGCGATCCAGTCGCGGCGACAGCGTGGCCCTGGATCATGAGGCGGAGATATTCGCCAAGCAGGTCGCCGAGCGCATCTACAAGGCTCGGGTCGACAACAGCATGGACAAGCTTATCCTGGTCGCCCCGCCACGCTTCCTGGGCGTGCTGCGCGACAAGCTCGACGGACCGAGCAGCAAGCTGATCATTCATACCTTGGACAAGGATCTGTCCAAGGCGCCGCTGAACGATATTCAGGAGGCCGTCAGCGATATGCGCTGA
- the phnE gene encoding phosphonate ABC transporter, permease protein PhnE, translated as MVDHAGALADRVWRRYDRKQRLIRYAVLLITLMVVYWAVRDIDIFWPWVWDAPNQISSLGARMWPPDPSRLAAIVNALLETVHIATLATALTIFIALPVSYIAAQNTTPNRACLWLGRFILVASRSVNTIIWALLFVAIFGPGVLAGILAIMFRSVGFIGKLMGEAIEEIDRRPVEAMEATGASKAKVIAYAIVPQVMPAFFAIVILRWDINIRESTVLGLVGAGGIGVILQGAIDTFAWPTVATILIAIVVLVLIGEAVTGLLRSKVL; from the coding sequence ATGGTAGATCATGCCGGAGCCTTGGCCGACCGCGTGTGGCGGCGCTATGACCGCAAGCAGCGCCTGATCCGCTACGCCGTGCTGCTGATCACCCTGATGGTGGTCTACTGGGCGGTACGCGACATCGACATCTTCTGGCCTTGGGTATGGGACGCGCCCAACCAGATTTCGAGCCTCGGGGCGCGCATGTGGCCGCCCGATCCCTCGCGGCTGGCGGCGATCGTCAATGCGCTGCTCGAGACGGTGCATATCGCCACGCTGGCCACCGCGCTGACGATCTTCATTGCCCTGCCGGTCTCCTACATCGCCGCGCAGAATACCACTCCCAATCGCGCCTGCCTGTGGTTGGGGCGCTTCATCCTGGTCGCCAGCCGTTCGGTGAACACCATCATCTGGGCGCTGCTGTTCGTGGCGATCTTCGGCCCGGGGGTGCTGGCGGGCATACTCGCCATCATGTTTCGCTCGGTGGGTTTCATCGGCAAGTTGATGGGCGAAGCGATCGAAGAGATCGATCGCCGTCCGGTGGAGGCGATGGAGGCCACCGGCGCCTCCAAGGCCAAAGTGATTGCCTATGCCATCGTGCCCCAGGTCATGCCGGCCTTCTTCGCTATCGTCATCCTGCGCTGGGACATCAATATCCGCGAATCGACGGTGCTGGGCCTGGTCGGTGCAGGCGGCATCGGGGTGATCCTGCAAGGGGCCATCGATACCTTTGCCTGGCCCACCGTGGCCACCATCCTTATCGCCATCGTCGTGCTGGTCCTTATCGGCGAGGCGGTTACCGGTCTGCTGCGCAGCAAGGTGCTCTAG
- the phnE gene encoding phosphonate ABC transporter, permease protein PhnE: MTRPDPGGVPHTWRKPPFIANPVLRYGLWLVVVVYLIWAFGSLPFNWERISEGLPRAARIFGGGFPPSFERSELLLTGFKESFQIAILATLLGVALSIPFAVMAARNVAPKPIYVLGRAVIIVSRSFHPVIVAILFVAAVGFGPLAGILTLTIYSIGFVGKLLAEEIEEIDWGQVEAMKAAGAGYLATLVYAVFPQILPRQVGLSMYQLDSNLRASAVVGIVGAGGIGGTLMNAFGRYDYDFAFAILLTIIAVILISEGISGWVRKKIW; encoded by the coding sequence ATGACTCGACCTGATCCGGGCGGCGTGCCGCACACCTGGCGCAAGCCACCCTTCATCGCTAACCCGGTGCTGCGCTACGGGCTGTGGCTGGTGGTGGTGGTTTATCTGATCTGGGCCTTCGGTTCGCTGCCGTTCAACTGGGAGCGAATCAGCGAGGGCCTGCCGCGGGCGGCGCGCATCTTCGGCGGCGGCTTTCCGCCCAGCTTCGAGCGCAGCGAGCTTCTGCTCACAGGTTTCAAGGAGAGCTTTCAGATTGCCATCCTGGCCACCCTGCTAGGCGTGGCGCTGTCGATTCCCTTCGCCGTGATGGCCGCCAGGAACGTCGCACCCAAGCCCATCTACGTGCTCGGGCGTGCGGTGATCATCGTCTCGCGCAGCTTTCATCCGGTGATCGTCGCCATCCTGTTCGTCGCCGCGGTGGGTTTCGGTCCTCTGGCGGGGATCCTCACACTGACGATCTACTCGATCGGCTTCGTCGGCAAGCTACTGGCGGAAGAGATCGAGGAGATCGACTGGGGCCAGGTCGAGGCGATGAAGGCCGCCGGGGCGGGCTACCTCGCCACCCTGGTCTACGCCGTGTTCCCGCAGATCCTGCCGCGTCAGGTGGGGCTCTCCATGTACCAGCTCGACAGCAACCTGCGAGCTTCGGCAGTAGTCGGCATCGTCGGCGCCGGAGGCATCGGCGGCACGCTGATGAATGCCTTCGGCCGCTACGACTACGATTTCGCCTTTGCCATCCTGCTCACGATCATCGCCGTGATCCTGATCAGTGAAGGCATCAGCGGCTGGGTGAGGAAGAAGATATGGTAG
- the phnC gene encoding phosphonate ABC transporter ATP-binding protein produces the protein MLEISKLVKRYGRDAPVLEGLDLAVEGSSVVSIVGASGAGKSTMLRCINRLVEPTSGSIRLNGTELVNLRGRELRRARRKIGMVFQGFNLIDRLTVMENVLAGRLGYVNLFQAVTRRYPQSDIERAFQLMERVGIAHYANKRADELSGGERQRVGVVRALMQEPEILLADEPTASLDPRTSEQIMKLLQSLASELSLPVLINIHNVAQAKAYTERIVGLRHGKMIFDGLPADFDKEALDAIYGGIEAAGDEITEEPGRSTQGVAHDST, from the coding sequence ATGCTGGAAATTTCGAAACTGGTCAAGCGCTACGGCCGTGATGCGCCGGTGCTGGAAGGGCTCGACCTGGCGGTAGAGGGCAGCAGTGTGGTGTCCATCGTCGGCGCCTCCGGGGCCGGCAAGAGCACCATGCTGCGCTGCATCAACCGCCTGGTGGAGCCTACTTCGGGTTCGATCAGGCTCAACGGCACCGAGCTGGTCAACCTCAGGGGGCGCGAGCTGCGCAGGGCCCGGCGCAAGATCGGCATGGTCTTTCAGGGCTTTAACCTGATCGACCGGCTGACGGTGATGGAGAACGTGCTGGCCGGCCGGCTCGGCTACGTCAATCTGTTCCAGGCGGTGACTCGACGCTATCCCCAGAGCGATATCGAGCGTGCCTTTCAACTGATGGAGCGGGTGGGCATCGCCCACTACGCCAACAAGCGCGCCGACGAACTCTCGGGCGGCGAACGCCAACGCGTCGGTGTGGTACGGGCCTTGATGCAGGAGCCCGAGATACTGCTGGCCGACGAGCCGACGGCATCGCTCGACCCGCGCACCTCCGAGCAGATCATGAAACTGTTGCAGAGCCTGGCCAGCGAACTCTCGCTGCCGGTCTTGATCAACATCCACAACGTCGCCCAGGCCAAGGCCTACACTGAGCGCATCGTTGGCCTGCGTCACGGGAAAATGATCTTCGATGGCCTGCCGGCCGACTTCGACAAGGAGGCGCTGGACGCCATCTACGGCGGCATCGAAGCGGCAGGTGACGAGATCACCGAGGAGCCCGGCCGCTCGACGCAAGGGGTGGCGCATGACTCGACCTGA
- the phnD gene encoding phosphate/phosphite/phosphonate ABC transporter substrate-binding protein, which produces MTISKTFGRTSFATLALSSLLPLALVMSAQAQAQAQADCQRGDLADLYCDEDGDMVADRPDDESEWVNPDTLIFAYTPVEDPAIYSDIWQPFIDHLQEVTGRDVRFFAVQSNSAQVEAMRSGRLHIAGFSTGPTPFAVNLAGAVPFALMGSDDGQFGYTLQVYTHVDSDIDEMEDLKGKRIAHTSPTSNSGNQAPRALFPEMGVVPDEDYEVIYSGSHDQSMLGVVARDYDAAPVASEVVERMAARGLYDPEEVRLIFESDRFPTTSYTYAHNLHPDLVDKIEEAFFSFEFAGTELGEEFEGVEKFIPINYQEHWKVIRTIQDANGVEYTPENLDQE; this is translated from the coding sequence ATGACAATATCAAAGACGTTCGGTCGTACCTCCTTCGCCACCCTGGCCCTCTCCTCGCTGCTGCCGCTGGCCCTGGTGATGTCAGCGCAAGCCCAGGCCCAGGCCCAGGCCGACTGCCAGCGAGGCGATCTGGCGGACCTCTATTGTGACGAAGATGGCGATATGGTGGCCGATCGCCCCGACGACGAATCCGAATGGGTCAATCCCGATACGCTGATCTTCGCCTATACCCCGGTCGAGGATCCGGCTATCTACTCCGATATCTGGCAGCCCTTCATCGACCACCTGCAGGAGGTCACCGGTCGCGACGTTCGCTTCTTCGCCGTGCAGTCCAATTCGGCCCAGGTCGAGGCCATGCGCAGCGGTCGGCTGCACATCGCCGGCTTCTCCACCGGCCCGACGCCGTTTGCCGTCAACCTGGCCGGTGCGGTGCCCTTTGCCCTGATGGGCTCCGACGACGGTCAATTCGGCTATACCCTGCAGGTTTACACCCACGTCGACTCCGACATCGATGAGATGGAGGATCTCAAGGGCAAGCGTATCGCTCACACTTCGCCGACTTCCAACTCCGGCAACCAGGCGCCGCGTGCCCTGTTCCCCGAGATGGGCGTCGTGCCCGACGAGGATTACGAGGTGATCTACTCGGGCAGTCACGACCAATCGATGCTGGGCGTGGTCGCCCGCGACTACGACGCCGCTCCGGTGGCCTCGGAGGTGGTCGAGCGCATGGCCGCGCGAGGTCTCTACGACCCGGAGGAGGTGCGCCTGATCTTCGAGTCGGATCGTTTCCCCACCACTTCATACACCTATGCCCACAACCTGCATCCCGATCTGGTCGACAAGATCGAGGAGGCTTTCTTCAGCTTCGAATTTGCGGGTACCGAACTGGGCGAGGAGTTCGAGGGCGTCGAGAAATTCATCCCCATCAACTATCAGGAGCACTGGAAGGTCATCCGTACTATCCAGGATGCCAACGGGGTCGAGTACACCCCCGAGAACCTGGATCAGGAGTGA
- a CDS encoding histidine phosphatase family protein, with amino-acid sequence MSIRFHSASGRYRNRYLLMRHGHSQANARRLIISTPARGLADFGLSEQGEAQLETLLAGWHWPAPTRILHSDFLRTTETAQRVAAHFGLELQPEPRLRERDFGDFEGLADSHYENVWAHDARDPEHREYGVESVASVAARMQGVIASLELALRDETVLLVSHGDPLQIMLTALEGRLLTEHRGREALLPASITVLD; translated from the coding sequence ATGTCAATCCGATTTCACTCCGCCTCGGGCCGCTACCGCAACCGTTACCTGCTGATGCGACATGGCCATAGCCAAGCCAATGCCCGACGCCTGATCATCAGTACCCCTGCCCGGGGTCTGGCGGACTTCGGTCTTTCCGAGCAGGGCGAAGCGCAGCTGGAAACACTGCTCGCCGGCTGGCACTGGCCGGCACCGACCCGCATCTTGCATTCGGATTTCCTGCGTACCACGGAAACCGCCCAGCGAGTGGCCGCTCACTTCGGCCTCGAGCTGCAGCCCGAGCCGCGCTTGCGTGAACGCGACTTCGGTGACTTCGAGGGCCTGGCCGACAGCCACTACGAGAACGTCTGGGCGCACGACGCTCGCGACCCCGAACATCGCGAATACGGCGTCGAAAGCGTGGCCAGCGTGGCTGCCCGCATGCAGGGCGTGATCGCCTCGCTGGAGCTCGCACTGCGTGACGAAACCGTGCTGCTGGTGAGCCACGGCGATCCGCTGCAGATCATGCTGACCGCCCTGGAGGGTCGCCTGCTGACGGAGCATCGCGGACGCGAAGCGCTGCTTCCGGCCAGCATCACTGTGCTCGACTGA
- a CDS encoding amino acid ABC transporter ATP-binding protein, with translation MVEMRSVNKWYGDFHVLRDINLEVKSGERIVICGPSGSGKSTLIRCINHLEEHQAGEIVVGGVPLTQDVKRIEQIRRSVGMVFQHFNLFPHLTVLENCCLAQKWVQKKPRREAERLAMQYLERVKIAEQATKYPGQLSGGQQQRVAIARSLCMHPDVMLFDEPTSALDPEMIKEVLDVMVELAEEGMTMLCVTHEMGFAKTVADRVIFMDQGQIIEENAPEPFFNDPQSERTQLFLSQILGH, from the coding sequence ATGGTCGAGATGCGCAGTGTCAACAAGTGGTACGGCGACTTCCACGTATTGCGCGACATCAACCTCGAAGTGAAGAGTGGCGAGCGGATCGTCATCTGCGGGCCCTCAGGCTCGGGCAAGTCGACGCTGATTCGATGCATCAATCACCTCGAGGAGCATCAGGCCGGCGAGATCGTGGTCGGTGGCGTTCCGCTGACCCAGGACGTCAAGCGTATCGAACAGATTCGCCGCAGCGTGGGCATGGTGTTCCAGCACTTCAACCTCTTCCCGCACCTCACGGTGCTGGAGAACTGCTGTCTGGCGCAGAAATGGGTGCAGAAGAAGCCGCGTCGCGAGGCGGAACGGCTCGCCATGCAGTACCTGGAGCGAGTCAAGATCGCCGAACAGGCCACCAAGTACCCGGGCCAGCTCTCCGGCGGTCAGCAGCAGCGCGTGGCGATTGCTCGCTCGCTGTGCATGCATCCCGATGTGATGCTCTTCGACGAACCCACCTCGGCTCTCGATCCGGAGATGATCAAGGAGGTGCTCGACGTCATGGTGGAGCTGGCGGAGGAGGGGATGACCATGCTCTGCGTGACCCACGAGATGGGCTTCGCCAAGACCGTGGCCGACCGTGTGATCTTCATGGATCAGGGCCAGATCATTGAGGAGAACGCGCCGGAGCCCTTCTTCAACGACCCGCAGTCCGAGCGCACTCAGCTCTTCCTCAGCCAGATCCTGGGCCACTGA
- a CDS encoding amino acid ABC transporter permease has protein sequence MTIQHKMIEARPAPKSTVGPMAWLRANLFSGPVNSFFTLLGLYLLYQLLTPTIQWAFINADWIGTTRDDCSREGACWVFVSARFTQFIYGLYPREEIWRVDVTFITFAALIAWLAIPRLPFKRWVALAVLVAFPIFAYFMLYGGHFGLPLVPTHRWGGLMLTLVLAVVGMVGALPIGILLALGRRSQMPIVKSFCVVFIEFWRGVPLITVLFMASVMLPLFMPAGVSVDRLIRAFIGITLFQSAYMAEVIRGGLQAIPRGQEEAAAALGMSYWMRMGLIVLPQALKMMIPGIVNTFISLFKDTTLVMIIGLFDLLGIVQAALSDSRWLGFSLEGYVFAAFMFWIFCFSMSRYSQYLERKLHTGHKR, from the coding sequence ATGACGATTCAACACAAGATGATCGAGGCGCGTCCGGCGCCCAAGAGCACCGTGGGGCCAATGGCTTGGTTGCGTGCCAACCTGTTCAGCGGTCCGGTGAACAGCTTTTTCACCCTGCTGGGCCTCTACCTGCTCTACCAGCTACTGACGCCAACGATCCAGTGGGCTTTCATCAATGCAGACTGGATCGGCACCACCCGTGACGACTGTTCACGCGAGGGGGCCTGCTGGGTGTTCGTCAGTGCCCGTTTCACCCAGTTCATCTACGGACTCTATCCTCGCGAAGAGATCTGGCGGGTCGATGTGACGTTCATCACCTTCGCTGCCCTGATCGCTTGGCTGGCGATTCCGCGACTGCCATTCAAGCGCTGGGTGGCGTTGGCGGTGCTGGTGGCGTTCCCCATATTCGCCTACTTCATGCTCTATGGCGGCCATTTCGGTCTGCCGCTGGTGCCGACCCATCGCTGGGGCGGCCTGATGCTGACCCTGGTGCTGGCCGTGGTGGGCATGGTCGGTGCGCTGCCGATCGGTATCCTGCTGGCCCTGGGACGGCGCTCGCAGATGCCCATCGTCAAGAGCTTCTGCGTGGTGTTCATCGAGTTCTGGCGCGGCGTGCCGCTGATCACGGTGCTGTTCATGGCATCGGTGATGCTGCCGCTGTTCATGCCGGCCGGTGTGAGCGTCGACCGCCTGATCCGGGCTTTCATCGGCATCACCCTGTTCCAGAGCGCCTACATGGCCGAGGTGATCCGCGGCGGGCTGCAGGCCATTCCTCGTGGTCAGGAGGAGGCAGCGGCGGCGCTGGGCATGAGCTACTGGATGCGCATGGGCCTGATCGTGCTGCCCCAGGCGCTGAAGATGATGATCCCCGGTATCGTCAACACCTTCATCTCGCTGTTCAAGGACACCACCCTGGTCATGATCATTGGGCTTTTCGACCTGCTGGGCATCGTGCAGGCGGCATTGTCGGACTCCCGCTGGCTGGGCTTCTCCTTGGAGGGCTACGTGTTCGCCGCGTTCATGTTCTGGATCTTCTGTTTCAGCATGTCGCGCTACAGCCAGTACTTGGAAAGAAAACTGCATACCGGCCACAAGCGGTGA